The genomic window CTGATTCAGGGAGATTCAGGGCCTGATTCAGTCAGCCGGATTCCTCCTTTTCAGTTATTTTGACTCATTAAACAGGATGTGCGTGAAGTGATAATTTTGAATAAACTCACGACATTGCTGATTGTTTAGCCTGATGCTATACACCATGAATGACACAGCACAGAGCACTCATTCCTATACtaaaaattagacaattgTGATAggtgaaatcaaaaaagaGACAGGCTAATAATGTTGAAACACCTCATCTAAAAACAATTATTTGTTCTAAGACGGTTCATTCTCAAGTAGTTTTTGACATTGCAAAACTGCTCCCTGATACTGAGTAAGTCCAGCCCGAACCTTTTGCACGTCGTCTTGGTAGTCTCTAAATTTACATTTCGTACCCACCGAAGACAGCTCGCGACTGTAGCATGCAGCGTTGAAGCGAGAAAAACCACTACTACATTTCTCCAAGAAACACGCTTCACCGTTGATCACCACTTTCACGTCGTGCAGAATGCGTTCaagcttttccttttcggAAGTGCAAGCGGCGTGATCCGCTTCAAGGCTTTTTATCTCCTGCTGAAGAAGTCTCACAAAAGACTTCCAACGTGATTCGATGTCACTGTAGATGCTGTCTGCATGCGTTTGATGGAATTGAAGGAAGCAATTGGGACATTCAAGAGACTTTGGATCAGACATGGTTCACGCGTGCGCAGTCTTCCGCAAAAAGCTATTAATCAGAGATTAAATAGGAGATTAATACTGTATCAATGATTAAATCAGGAATATATCCCTGATTAATTCAATCACTactaaaaatttttaggTGATGTTTCCATGCTTATAGGCCTTAAGAAAGACATTACCATTTTGTAACTGAATTTCGGCACATTTGGCTTTGTCTGACTGAGTGGTGGGCGAGTTGCCCGACTGAGTGGTGGGCGAGTTGCCTGACTGAATGAGCAAGTCGCAAGCATGAAATTGAGATGGAATAACATTTCCCAACGTCTCTGAGCCTTTCTTCTGAAGACAGCACAAAACAATAATACACTCTTTAGGTAGTTGACGTTCAATTCTTTCCAAAAGAATCTTGGCTAAGTAACAAAGAGAATGTGTCATTATGAAAAATAAGTCGAGAATTGACTCCAACgtactttcttcttctttttctcgggAAATGTCTAGACTCTGATCCAATAGTGTAATCAAAACCAAATCATACTTGCACTTCACTGTATGACCTTCTGGTGGTATAGGAGGCGAATGCAAtatttctttcataaactaCGAATTGACAGTTAAAATCTTACAGATTGATCATTCTCGCCCTGCACAAATAGAGAGGGCAGCGCTCAACATACCTTTCccgcttcttctctttgaagGGTAGACAAACGCGGTACGCGAAGAATTTCTACTCTTTCAGGTAACGTTTCTCTTATGACAACTTCCTTCTTCTCATTTCCAACTTCTGCCAAGTCATCAAACGCAAACTGTTTCCAGAAGTTAAAGTCAACACCTCTAACCTAAAAAGCCAAATATAGAACACCTACAGGTATATGACCCAATTGCTGTCTATGCACCGAGAGACAAAATTTTGCCAACTCCATGGTGAAACTTCCCTCGCCACAACAAATATGCAGACACTGAGAAATTTTACCGCTTCTTTGAGTCCCATTCTTGTATTGAATATAACACTGAGAAGCAATAGTTGAAGGCAGGTCAGACATCTAACAGACAAGACGGTGATCTAATATATTGGACTTCACGCAGCGCTGAGTTGTACCTTTGACAGTTTAGTTATTAGGCTCTAAATAGTGGTATGTTAGAGTCAAACTAGACAGAGAACAGCTAGCAATCTTACTTCTAGACAGTGCGGAGGCTTTTCGAACTCTCTgtctcgacgagaacgatctAGAATTGCTGAATGAGACAAGCGTTTCAAATGTAGTAGTTCCAGATCAATTAGTAATTCTTCAAAGGACTTGCCAATCCCAAAGTCATAATCAAAAAGAAGTAGACGAAGTAGATGAAGGTCGCAAGACACAGAGAGAAAATCACAATacctccttttcttttgaacaCGTTCATACTCCCATACCCTTGTTGTGCcatagtagtagtagtactTCGCTCTTTCGACATAATCACCAGTCATATGCATTCTGTTAAACAAAAGAATGCCTATCACGGCGGACAAGAATGCTACAAACAAATTGACAAAGTTTGCAATCCACAGTGAGAACAGCGTCAAAGCTGCCGGATAAACGCAGCCGACTTCCACGCTCCACATTGGTTCAGTATCAATTTGCACAGTGCAAGTAAATCGATCGTGCACAACAACGCTGTGGGACGTGTAGaacaaagcgaaaaaaatgcCAAACCACACGGCCAACAGTCCTTGAGCAAAAAGCttaagaaaataataatttttcatAACTTTGGACGATTTGAATTGGTCCCTAAGCAACCTGACAACGTTGAGAGATTCGCGACTGTAAGTGCCATATGTGCTATTTCGATGACGATCAATTGTCTTTACCTCCGTAAAAAACTGCCTGATTTTTGAGAAAAATGCGTgatgaaagagaagagaaggcaGATAAAGGGCGAACGATTGCCCTAGGAGGATCAGCGGCATAGACGAAACCCTTCCCAAGTGCGTGTCGGAGCACCAGCTATCGAAGAAAGGTGCCTGTGTTATTGAAACGTTAGCAGGTGGATAGCAGGAAAGATCTGGAGAAAAGAACTCGCCCCCAATCGTCAAAACAGACAGAAACAACGACATGACAGACGTATAACTCAAGATGATGTCCCAAATAGGCTCCTTGTAAACTTCGCTCTGCTTTGCCGTGTCAGCCGCCGACAAAGACAATCGCTCAATAACCATGACCTCTTGGAAGAAAACGGGCTCTTGTGCGCATACGGGCGTCGCCTCAAGTTCAACCAAAAATGGACGATCATGGAATAGATCGTCTCTTGAACAGCGTCTTCAAACACGCCAGGTTCAAATCGAAGCTGCAGGAGAGTGCCGTCAAAGCAGCACTAGAAAGTAGACTAAAAACGGCACGATCCAAGCGCTCGACACATCCCAATGTGCGTAGGAACGAGCGACGTCTTCGTATCGATGCCGACAGGAGCGGGAAAGTCGCTCTGTTACCAACTACCCGCCGCATTCCACGCCGGCGTCTCGTTCGTCGTGTCACCGCTCCTCGCACTAATCGACGATCAAGTGCACAAACTCAAAGAGCTCGGAATCGCAACGGAAACGCTCAACTCGCGCCTGACCGCCAAAGATCGTCTCCGAATCGTAAAGGACCTCGAATCAGCCGAACCTAAGACAAAACTATGTTACATAACCCCAGAACAGGTAAAAAGATGGGGGAGTGTACATCTCATTAGGAATGCTAGATAATCATAATCTATTCTGATGTATTTTTCTTcaggcggcgacgtcttcgtttcaGAGTCTCGCCGGCTCGCTTCACAAGCGCAAGCGTCTCGCCTATTTCATCGTCGATGAGAGCCACTGCATATCGGAGTGGGGTCACAACTTTCGTCCGGATTATCTCCGTCTCGGCGACGTGCGCGCTCGTCTCATGGAGGACGTGCCGTGCATCGCgctgacggcgacggcgacgccgcgcGTTCAGGAGGACATTTTGTCGAATCTTCGATTTCGTAAAGAGAGCAGAGTATTTAAGTCTGGAACGTATAGAAGTAATTTATTCTACGAAGTTATGTAAGGGAGAGAGAGTCATAGAGGGAGAGAGCATATTGGTACACGAAGCCATTTTAGATGTAAAGATTTTGTGACTAATGCACTCGACGATCTCGCTTCATTTTGCAAAGAGAAACTATATACCGAAGGCTCAGCTACACAGGTCTTGAATTGTGGGGAGAATCGGTGTCATATTCTAATTATCTTTTCTAGGGATCCGGTCTCGTCTATTGTCGCACTAGGGAGGATTGCGAGGTCGTCGCTAAGCGTCTGCTTGGTCGAGGGGTCCACGCCAAACCTTATCATGCAGGCACGTCGAAAATCCAAATCTTACTTGAGATaatcttattgatttattaggACTTCGGCCTGCTGATCGTACCGACGTCCAGTCCAAGTGGCTCGCCGGTCGCGTGCCCATTATTGTCGCCACGGTCAGTTTTGGCATGGGCATCGATAAGGGCGACGTTCGCTTTGTCGTTCATTGGACCATGGCTAAATCGATGGAGAATTACTATCAGGAGTCGGGTCGCGCGGGGAGAGACGGAAAGCAATCTTACTGTAGATTGTATTACGCAAGGCAACGTTCTTTTTCCCTCCATGAGACATATTGCATCTCCTAATcattgttttcttctctagagAGGAACGGAATGTGATTGGGTTCTTAATGCAGCAGGAGGCAGAGAAACAGATGGTGGGCTTACTTCAGTTGTTGCGGtgctttttttgttgaattttctctcttttttacAGCTGAAAGGAAAGATGAAAGATCACGTCAAAGCTTCGCAGGCCAGTTTTGAAAAATTGGTGAAATATTGCGAGTGTGACTCGAGGTCTGTCTTTTCAACGACACGTTGCTTGCTCggctttgatttttcttcctcaGATGTAGACACGAAATGATTGCCACCTATTTTGGAGAAACGGAAAAACCAAAAGTAGTACTGCAGTCAATTTACCTTTCTCAATCTCGAGTCGACTACTTTGTCTCAATTTAGTGCGACAAAGGATGCGACTATTGTCTCGATCCCGAGGGTGTCAAGACGATGTGCCATCAACTAGAATCGCAGAGTTACAGCTACATGGGACGGAGAGACAGAGGACGAACCtttggaggaagaggaggaaacgATGACGATAGCAACGTCTTTCTCTACGGAGGCGGCAGAGCGGGgtaataaagaaataaaatatttcagATAGATCCTTACAGTCTACGTATCTCTCTGTGTTAGAGCTGCCAAAGAGGGCGGCGGGCAGTGGTCGGATGCCgaaggcgtcgacgattccgaCGAGGAGAATAAAGCCGAATTGAGGGAATTGATAAGCGAACAATTTCAACTTCGAAGAAAGAAGGTCATCACGTCTTTATGCGTCCTTGGGATAGCATGATTGACTTTTTAGGGCAAGCGCAAATCTCTACACTACGTGAACGAGTCACCCGGTAAGAGAACCACTAAAATTTTTCACGCAGCGTAATACCTCAGTTGTGAAGGACCTGACTGCCGACTCAAAAATCCTACAAGCGAACATATAATGGGACTGTCGTACAAAGTATTACTAAACTTATATATTATTTTCACCGATCACGGTATTGTCGTAGGTGCGCGAGCATTGTCTTGGATTGATAGAGAAGGCACTTGGCGCAGGCCAAACCAGCGCCGACGGTATTGATATCGAATACGACATATTCCAGATGAGTCGCTTTTCGAATACCTACAGAGCAGCGGTAGTTAGAAAGGAACGTCTGTACTATAGACTTACAGTACTGTAGAGATGACGTGTATGCGTTGAACAGGTGGCCGAAATCAAAGCATCAGGGAGCGCTGGAGGAGCGGGAGAAGTagccacgtcgtcgtttcagagcacgacgtcgacgtcggaggCGGATGTCAAGCAAACGCCGTTTATAATGGCTTCGCAGCTTGTTGCAGCGAAATCTTCGGAGAGTCCGAGCTTAGACGAGTCTCTGCAGCCTAAAAAGGTGATAAGAAGTCAGTGCAATTGACTTATGGTTTTTTAGGAGATTTTGATTTATAGGCAGCGATGAAACGACCCGCCCCCGCAATTACCTACTTCTTTCAGAAGTCTGCTCCCAATTCGAAAAAGTCTTGtcctgagaagaaagacgaggcTGTTGCTTCAGCTGGCGAAGGCAAAACGTCGTTGCCTGCTGATAAGAAAGGTTCGAAGACGCAACAGAAGACTGCAAAGATTGTCGTTGACTATTTGACGCCGTACTATGCCAGCAAGAGAATAACGAACAAGGTAGTGTACATAAGATATTCTAGTGGTCTTCTACGATTATTTTTAGGATTTGTTCAAGTCATTGGCTCGAAGAATCAGTCACGCTGCTTTAGACAGACCTCGCTTTGATGAAAGTTAGTAGACAATATCATTATTGTTTGATTAGATATCGTCTTCGTATAGGTCAGTGCAAGACAGCAATAGACAACTTTTTTGTGAAGCATAAAACGATTGATAAACCAGAACAGCTTCAGCTGTTTCGTTTCTAATGTCTAATTAAGGTCTTGCTAATAAAGAATGATTGAAGTAAAGATTTAAGAACCGGGCTGAGGTAAGCGCTCGCCTTCCCTGTCTTGGTTGTATTTATAGATAGAACAAAGCTAGTTCCTAGATAAAAACAGGGTGTTTTGACGCAATCTCACTTGGGCATTTGCCAGAAGGGCAAGGCCAAGGCCAAAACCAGCCGCAAGTAAGATGATAAGTCCCGTCAACTTTAGCCTGAAAGCTACGTCTTCGAAGGCGTCAAAGTTTTCCTCGCCTCCCGCACGCTTCTTCGACTTATAATAAtattgcttcttcttcttcgtgtGACGTCTTCTACCTGCGTTCGAATAACGTTAGGTGCGTTTGATTCTTTCTGACTCGAACCGTATCCTTGGTTTCCTTGGTTTGGATAATGCTTGGAAGACTTAGAGATATGTGTTCCCTCGTCGTTTCCACGGACCCACCACCACCACGGTGGATTTTGAGCTAGATAATAGGCCACGCCCAGCGCTGCACCGCCCACTGCCAACAACTGCCAACTCATAAGCCGTGCCTTTCTTTCGACgagtaaaaaagaaaaacaaatgaGGAAAATCTAAAATTAGCACAGGGTACCCGGATTTTCGGTTAGGTGTCAACAAGCTACGTAAGCATCGGAAATCTCGGAAACTATCTCCAGATACAGGTACGTCCAGCTTTCCTAGCTCGGACAACATAACTGTCCATGACTCGCGCTCATCCcagaaaacgaaagtgaCGAGATGCCTCAAGTGAAAGACGCAATGAAACTTGCCCTATTGAGCGGAGGAATCGTCCTCGGCGGAAGAATTACAAGAATACTATTCATGAAACACGTCACGCTGACGGTCACAGCGAAAGTCACATTGACGGTGGCTGGGACCGCAACTGCTGCTGCAGCCACGAAGTCCGCAATTGCTACTGAAGCCATGAAGTCAGCAACTGATAGTTCGAAACTACACGAACAATCAAAACCACCAACTCGCGAGTTGCCTCCTCTTGTGTCCGCAGTTGCTACTGCAAAATCAATAGACTAGCCTCAGACTGATTGCTTGTCTGTTAATTAGGGAGCTATAGAACTGCCTCATGCACAGCACTGTCTTTTTTTAGCTGATAGGTGTTTTGACCCTATCTATCAGGATTTCATAGACCTAAAACATTACATGGTAGTAGCATCAGCGAGACGACTTAGTCACAATAGCAATGAAAACAATAGCCATGACAAAACCAACAGCAAGACGTAGCGTTGGCCAATTAGGTATTTTCAGAAGTTCCGAAATtacgtttcttctcgttctgaTGCTTTTGACGCAAgggttctcttttttctgcttgACATCTTCAGAAGTTTCTACGGGCTATGACTTGGAGGTTCATTCCGGTTTTGGCTTGGTCTGAATAGCACCTGGACCAATAGGCCACGCCCAAAATGACAAAAGGCAATAGCAGTAGCCAGCCAAAGCATGGTTGTTTCTAGAACCTGTCTAATTGAACAACAAGGCGGAGTGGGGAAATCTAAAATTAGCACAGGAGAAATTCCCGGTTCTTTCCCGGATTTCCAGTTGACACAACTCTGAACAAGCGAATCTTCGGGCAAAGGTAGGTAGGTAGGTAGGTATTTTAGCACCATCCTAATCCAGAGTAAACTGTCCTTGATCGCCTAAGAACGCTCATGCTTTCATCGtaaacgatgacgtcattgaaagCTAACATTGCAGGCCTAACGATGCATTTTTACCATTTGCACACTTTCGGACGATGGCTAACGGCgaatgaagaagagaactCTTACTGACCTTCTACCCCAATTACACCTtacataaataaaataactttattaattaagtcacATGCACCAAGAATAATGAATTTACTCACTTCTTTCAGCTCTAAAGTGAAACGATGCCTCCGAATCAAGACACGATGATGCAGCGAaacaacaactacaacaactggTGGATTGCAGGTGCCATAATCGCCGGAGGAGTCGTCCTCGCAGGAGGAGCAGTTCTTGGTGGCTTGTACCTGAAATACAAAACGGTGGTAGTCTCAGTGACGACGTTGGGAGCAGCTATAACCGTAACCCTGAGTATGTGAACTGTCGCTGCAAAGAACACGTGAACTTGTTTCCGTCTGTGTCCGTGtaataaaaaaacgcgtgTGACGACTTTGccctttttttcattttctgtaGCACTCAATGAGAGAAAGACATCAACCattagaaagagagagaaaacgagacaTGGACACGACGCAAGTAAACCTACAGTGCATTTTAACCTCGCCCTACCGTCATCACCAACCAGCAGCCTAATATTCTTTCCGCGGCTTCCGCTTTCGAGGCGACGTCCTACGGGAACTGAAGTAAGGCAaagtaaaaaagaaaaatcaaatcggCGCGTCGAGAGAGCCAGACCTAACGGGAGGCGCTTCCTccgcttctttctcttctgtcGCCTCCGCGTCTTCAGCATTGGCTACGTCTTTTTCATCCGCGGGGTCGTCCTCACCCTACTCGATCCACCcaagcgtcgaatcgatttcggtgtctatttttcttttcgttaccccttcgtcgttctcgtcttccttttcctccttttcttcgtccgctttttcgtctcctccgtccacttcttcttcctcttcctcctcctcgttttcttctttgacgtcttccattttcttctccgaTTTGCTTGCTtgcgtctcttcttccttggGATGAGGATCATCCGGCGTCGGTTCGtcggttttcttcttagctgccgccgtcgcagcaGCGCTGTcgtcctaaagaaaatattccTATGTTAGAGAGAAACGTAGGACGGCGTTTACATACTGACCTTCACTCGACAGCAACAGGCCGCAATCAAGACAATTGGAAGGACGAGAACAAAGGCATAAACGAGCCAAAGCCACGGCATTTCTTCCGTCATTCCAATCAGAGAATCGATCATCCCGCTCTACGTGGACAGAGACAACGTAGTCCTTAAAATTATTGGCAAATAAGGGGAGGGACACACGGTAAGACTGCCTTCCCGCGCCGATTTCTTTCCCCAActtaaaaaaaaaccaagTCAATAAACGTATCAATACGTAGGTTGAGTGTTACCCTTGACGAGCAACGTCTGCAGCGACGTCCGGACTGTCCGTAACGAGAAAATTGTCAAAGAGGATGTCATCGGACATCGACCAAAGTTCCAGACCAATAGCACCCtatcaaaagaaaagggaTCTCTCAAATAACGTCACAGATGATACGCTACGTACTATAGACGTTATTCGAGAAAACGGATCGGTGTCCTCATAGAAATCCGGATTGGGAATTTTCTTCGGTTTCCATAttccctaagaaaaaaagcagcaaaaTAACGTTTTCACAATCTCTCAAGATTCCTCCCCAATCTCATGTACCTGATAATTAGGATTGTCGATCATGGGAGCCTTCCACTTTCCCTTATAGACGGGATTCTTGATGAGGGGAGCCTTCCACGGACCACAGCCAGTGTCCTGACACTTGGGATTCGctaatgaagaaaaaattataaacTAATTTATCAAAAAACTTGATACTTACGTATTTGTGGCGCCTCCCACGTCCCATCCTCCTCATCGTCCCTAGACAAAAGTTGGTCAAATGAACGAGATGtgattttcttatttttacCAGTCGTCCGGTTTAGCTGCATCCGGATCATCGATGTAGTCTGGTTCGTCATCATTCCAGTCGTCCGGTCTCACTGCATCTGGATCGGGAATCTTCATAGGAGCATCTTCATCCCTGTTATAGAATAATGTTATTGTATGGCGTTGTTTGGAAAATAATGAGTATTTGACCAGTCGTCTGGTTTTGTTGCTTCAGGATCAGGAATTCTATGTGAAGATGATGCATGACGTTCTACGTAtctttttattgattttttttttacttttctctttcgtcccAGTCTTCTGGTTTCTTGTCATCGGGATCGTCAATTTCTTTGGGTGGATTCACTGGAGGTCTAAAAACATTGAAGTGTTAGTTTCATTGACACCTCTGGGGAAAAATCACCTACTCGAAATCTGACAACAAACTGCCACTGTTGACTTCACGCTGATCAACAAGAATCTGATACATATTATCAGGATTAATAActaaaatcaaaaacaaCCATTATTTTCTTCAAGGTCGACTCTTAGTACAATACATACTCAACGTGTAAACGTGGCTCTTGTGATCATTAATGTAATCGGCCGCTGCAGTGTGCTTTGCGTGCTTCTCCTCGAATTTGCCAGTGTTGGGATTCTTGTGCCGAAAAATAAAGTgaatctagaaaaaaatcaggTAGACATGCCATCTCCACGTCAGTGATTATCAGTCTGACCTTATCAGTATTTCCACACTTATCCGGGCCAAACATGACGGTATATGGAGTATTATCCCTGAAGTCTTtctaaattaaaaaaggtATTAGGTATTAGTCAATGGAAATTTTTCCATATCATTTACTAAATCAAATTGAGTGTCCTGAGTAAGAAGCTTCATGTAGGCTCCACCACATTCCTGACCCTCCTGAAACTTCACCTCATATCTAAAAAATCAGTAAATCTAAAAGGCCTTTTCTCGCTTCCAATCGACTAACTGGGCAACGAATGGCGATGAAGTAAAGTCAAATGGTGTTTCAAGTGCCGCT from Oscarella lobularis chromosome 1, ooOscLobu1.1, whole genome shotgun sequence includes these protein-coding regions:
- the LOC136192280 gene encoding uncharacterized protein encodes the protein MVIERLSLSAADTAKQSEVYKEPIWDIILSYTSVMSLFLSVLTIGGEFFSPDLSCYPPANVSITQAPFFDSWCSDTHLGRVSSMPLILLGQSFALYLPSLLFHHAFFSKIRQFFTEVKTIDRHRNSTYGTYSRESLNVVRLLRDQFKSSKVMKNYYFLKLFAQGLLAVWFGIFFALFYTSHSVVVHDRFTCTVQIDTEPMWSVEVGCVYPAALTLFSLWIANFVNLFVAFLSAVIGILLFNRMHMTGDYVERAKYYYYYGTTRVWEYERVQKKRRYCDFLSVSCDLHLLRLLLFDYDFGIGKSFEELLIDLELLHLKRLSHSAILDRSRRDREFEKPPHCLESLITKLSKMSDLPSTIASQCYIQYKNGTQRSGKISQCLHICCGEGSFTMELAKFCLSVRGVDFNFWKQFAFDDLAEVGNEKKEVVIRETLPERVEILRVPRLSTLQREEAGKFMKEILHSPPIPPEGHTVKCKYDLVLITLLDQSLDISREKEEETKILLERIERQLPKECIIVLCCLQKKGSETLGNVIPSQFHACDLLIQSGNSPTTQSGNSPTTQSDKAKCAEIQLQNGNVFLKAYKHGNIT
- the LOC136192201 gene encoding ATP-dependent DNA helicase Q5-like; amino-acid sequence: MDDHGIDRLLNSVFKHARFKSKLQESAVKAALERTSDVFVSMPTGAGKSLCYQLPAAFHAGVSFVVSPLLALIDDQVHKLKELGIATETLNSRLTAKDRLRIVKDLESAEPKTKLCYITPEQAATSSFQSLAGSLHKRKRLAYFIVDESHCISEWGHNFRPDYLRLGDVRARLMEDVPCIALTATATPRVQEDILSNLRFRKESRVFKSGTYRSNLFYEVICKDFVTNALDDLASFCKEKLYTEGSATQGSGLVYCRTREDCEVVAKRLLGRGVHAKPYHAGLRPADRTDVQSKWLAGRVPIIVATVSFGMGIDKGDVRFVVHWTMAKSMENYYQESGRAGRDGKQSYCRLYYAREERNVIGFLMQQEAEKQMLKGKMKDHVKASQASFEKLVKYCECDSRCRHEMIATYFGETEKPKCDKGCDYCLDPEGVKTMCHQLESQSYSYMGRRDRGRTFGGRGGNDDDSNVFLYGGGRAGAAKEGGGQWSDAEGVDDSDEENKAELRELISEQFQLRRKKGKRKSLHYVNESPGPDCRLKNPTSEHIMGLSYKVREHCLGLIEKALGAGQTSADGIDIEYDIFQMSRFSNTYRAAVVRKVAEIKASGSAGGAGEVATSSFQSTTSTSEADVKQTPFIMASQLVAAKSSESPSLDESLQPKKAAMKRPAPAITYFFQKSAPNSKKSCPEKKDEAVASAGEGKTSLPADKKGSKTQQKTAKIVVDYLTPYYASKRITNKDLFKSLARRISHAALDRPRFDESQCKTAIDNFFVKHKTIDKPEQLQLFRF
- the LOC136192270 gene encoding calnexin-like, with amino-acid sequence MAVKGQKFILFVGLVLLEAVAADKENPIPVPSGATSFFEPFASKESFESRWVLSEAKKDGADEAIAKYDGEWVVEEAKESGLEGDLGLVLKSKAKHHGIAAALETPFDFTSSPFVAQYEVKFQEGQECGGAYMKLLTQDTQFDLKDFRDNTPYTVMFGPDKCGNTDKIHFIFRHKNPNTGKFEEKHAKHTAAADYINDHKSHVYTLIINPDNMYQILVDQREVNSGSLLSDFEPPVNPPKEIDDPDDKKPEDWDEREKIPDPEATKPDDWDEDAPMKIPDPDAVRPDDWNDDEPDYIDDPDAAKPDDWDDEEDGTWEAPQIPNPKCQDTGCGPWKAPLIKNPVYKGKWKAPMIDNPNYQGIWKPKKIPNPDFYEDTDPFSRITSIGAIGLELWSMSDDILFDNFLVTDSPDVAADVARQGWGKKSAREGSLTSGMIDSLIGMTEEMPWLWLVYAFVLVLPIVLIAACCCRVKDDSAAATAAAKKKTDEPTPDDPHPKEEETQASKSEKKMEDVKEENEEEEEEEEVDGGDEKADEEKEEKEDENDEGGEDDPADEKDVANAEDAEATEEKEAEEAPPVSSRRTSPRKRKPRKEY